The Thermoclostridium stercorarium subsp. stercorarium DSM 8532 genome contains a region encoding:
- the tuf gene encoding elongation factor Tu, whose protein sequence is MAKAKFERTKPHVNVGTIGHVDHGKTTLTAAITKVLALAGTGNVEVKSYDQIDSAPEEKERGITINTSHVEYETLKRHYAHVDCPGHADYVKNMITGAAQMDGAILVVSAADGPMPQTREHILLAHQVGVNYIVVFLNKCDQVDDEELIELVEMEVRELLSQYGFPGDEIPIVRGSALQALECDSNDPNHPAYKPILDLMDAVDSYIPTPERQIDLPFLMSVEDVFSITGRGTVATGRVERGTLKVGDEVEIVGLSTEKRKTTVTGVEMFRKTLDQAFAGDNIGCLLRGIQRNEIERGQVLAKPGTITPHTNFTAEVYVLTKEEGGRHTPFFNGYRPQFFFRTTDVTGTISLPEGVEMCMPGDNVTMTVELITPIAMEKGQTFSIREGGRTVASGRVSGIIK, encoded by the coding sequence ATGGCAAAAGCTAAGTTCGAAAGAACTAAACCCCATGTTAACGTAGGAACTATCGGTCACGTTGACCATGGCAAAACCACTTTGACTGCAGCAATAACAAAGGTTTTGGCATTAGCAGGTACCGGAAATGTTGAAGTAAAGTCTTATGATCAGATTGACTCCGCTCCGGAAGAAAAGGAAAGAGGAATTACCATCAATACCTCTCACGTTGAATATGAAACATTGAAACGCCACTATGCTCACGTTGACTGCCCCGGACACGCTGACTATGTTAAGAACATGATCACCGGTGCGGCTCAGATGGACGGTGCTATTCTGGTTGTATCAGCAGCCGACGGCCCGATGCCTCAGACCCGTGAACATATTCTGCTTGCTCACCAGGTTGGCGTTAACTATATTGTAGTTTTCCTCAATAAATGCGATCAGGTTGACGATGAAGAATTAATTGAACTTGTTGAAATGGAAGTAAGAGAACTGCTCAGCCAGTACGGATTCCCCGGAGACGAGATCCCCATTGTTCGTGGATCTGCTCTGCAGGCTCTGGAATGCGATTCAAATGATCCGAATCATCCTGCATACAAGCCCATACTGGATCTTATGGATGCAGTTGATAGCTATATCCCGACTCCTGAACGTCAGATCGACCTGCCGTTCCTGATGTCCGTTGAGGACGTATTCTCCATTACCGGTCGTGGAACAGTTGCTACCGGTAGGGTTGAAAGAGGAACCCTGAAGGTTGGCGACGAAGTTGAAATCGTCGGTTTGTCAACCGAAAAGAGAAAGACCACCGTTACCGGTGTTGAAATGTTCAGAAAGACTCTTGATCAGGCATTTGCCGGTGACAATATCGGTTGTCTGTTAAGAGGTATTCAGAGAAACGAAATTGAAAGAGGCCAGGTTTTGGCTAAACCCGGTACGATTACCCCGCATACCAATTTTACCGCTGAGGTTTACGTATTGACCAAGGAAGAAGGGGGAAGACATACTCCGTTCTTCAACGGTTACAGACCTCAGTTCTTCTTCAGAACAACGGACGTTACCGGAACCATCTCCCTTCCTGAGGGTGTAGAGATGTGCATGCCTGGTGACAATGTCACCATGACGGTAGAGCTTATTACACCCATCGCTATGGAAAAAGGTCAGACATTCTCCATCCGCGAAGGTGGAAGAACGGTAGCATCCGGACGTGTTTCAGGCATAATTAAGTAA
- a CDS encoding ribosomal L7Ae/L30e/S12e/Gadd45 family protein — MLDELKHRNKTVGLKQTLKALAADKVQVLFIAQDAEERIVSKILEACSGKDVEINRVESMKLLGKKCGIDVGAAVAAILKE; from the coding sequence GTGCTGGATGAGTTGAAACATCGCAATAAGACAGTGGGGTTGAAACAGACCCTGAAGGCGCTGGCAGCCGATAAGGTTCAGGTGCTTTTTATTGCGCAGGATGCAGAGGAAAGAATCGTATCGAAAATCCTTGAAGCCTGTAGTGGCAAGGATGTTGAGATTAACAGGGTTGAAAGCATGAAACTGTTAGGCAAAAAGTGCGGTATAGACGTTGGGGCTGCAGTGGCTGCGATATTAAAGGAATGA
- the rpsL gene encoding 30S ribosomal protein S12, whose translation MPTFNQLVRKGRKKVEKKSSAPALQYGLNSLKKITTQINCPQKRGVCTVVKTVTPKKPNSALRKVARVRLSNQIEVTAYIPGIGHNLQEHSVVLVRGGRVKDLPGVRYHIIRGTLDAAGVANRMQGRSKYGAKKPKK comes from the coding sequence ATGCCGACGTTTAATCAGCTGGTACGGAAAGGAAGAAAAAAGGTGGAAAAAAAGTCATCCGCCCCGGCTCTCCAGTATGGTCTGAATTCGCTGAAGAAGATAACCACACAGATTAATTGCCCTCAGAAACGCGGTGTTTGCACAGTTGTAAAAACAGTTACACCGAAGAAGCCGAACTCAGCTCTGCGTAAAGTTGCCAGAGTACGTCTGTCAAATCAGATTGAAGTAACGGCGTATATACCCGGTATCGGGCATAACCTTCAGGAACACAGCGTGGTTCTTGTTCGTGGCGGACGTGTTAAGGACCTTCCTGGTGTACGCTACCATATCATCCGTGGTACCCTTGACGCAGCAGGTGTTGCAAACAGAATGCAGGGGCGCTCGAAGTACGGTGCAAAGAAGCCGAAGAAGTAA
- the lon gene encoding endopeptidase La: MAQDKILTIPLLPLRGIVVFPHMILHFDVGRTKSIKALEEAMVKDQKIFLSAQKDPALDDPGPEDIYPVGTISKVKQLLRLPGDTIRVLVEGLERAKIVEYTSNEPYYEVKVREHPNPKHLVKDSETEALIRQVVSYFEKYAKLSNRVSPDITFTLTTIDDYARLSDVIAANLVIKLEDRQSILNEFSPKKRMEKLLKILVNEIEILEVEKNINKKVRQQIDKSQREYYLREQLKAIQNELGEGNQQQDEEAEEYREKIKQLGLPQDIESKVLKEVDRLSKMHPSSAESAVVRTYLDWIVELPWNTKTEENLNLSDAERILDEDHYGLTKVKERIIEYLAIRKLRNSLQGPIICLAGPPGVGKTSIVRSIAKALNRKYVRVSLGGVRDEAEIRGHRRTYVGAMPGRIIKAIRQAGSKNPLILLDEIDKMSGDFRGDPAAALLEVLDAEQNKEFLDHYIDLPFDLSDVMFITTANYKDAIPRPLLDRMEVIDISGYVEEEKVEIAKRHLIPKQIEKHGLKPSEIKFDESAIRDIINYYTREAGVRNLERQIATVCRKVARLIVSGQKKSVRVTSKNLDKFLGRRLYLFDKANDKDEVGIARGLAWTPVGGDTLSIEVNLMPGDGALELTGQLGDVMKESARIARSYVRSIAEMIGIEKDFHKKYDMHIHVPEGAVPKDGPSAGITLATAMISALTNIPVKRNVAMTGEITLRGKVLAIGGLKEKVLAAHRAGIDTVLFPKDNEKDVEEIPENVVKKLNLIPVSSMDEVMKNALVRFPVPENRNKGEEENKTETHIDIQKAKDEAAVTVEH; encoded by the coding sequence ATGGCACAGGATAAAATATTAACAATCCCGCTTCTGCCGTTGAGAGGGATTGTTGTTTTTCCACATATGATTCTTCATTTCGACGTTGGCAGGACAAAGTCGATTAAGGCCCTGGAAGAGGCTATGGTTAAGGATCAGAAGATCTTTCTTTCGGCACAGAAGGATCCCGCTCTGGATGATCCGGGACCTGAAGACATATATCCAGTGGGAACCATTTCAAAGGTCAAGCAGCTTCTCAGGCTTCCCGGTGACACCATACGTGTGCTTGTGGAAGGGCTGGAAAGGGCTAAGATTGTTGAGTATACTTCGAATGAGCCTTATTATGAGGTAAAGGTGCGGGAACATCCCAATCCGAAACATCTGGTTAAGGATTCGGAAACCGAGGCGCTTATAAGGCAGGTTGTAAGCTATTTTGAAAAGTATGCCAAACTGTCAAACCGTGTTTCTCCGGACATAACATTTACGCTGACCACTATAGATGATTATGCACGGCTTTCGGATGTAATCGCGGCCAATCTTGTTATAAAACTTGAGGACAGGCAGAGTATTCTGAATGAGTTTTCTCCAAAGAAGCGAATGGAGAAACTCCTGAAAATCCTTGTTAATGAGATCGAGATACTTGAGGTTGAGAAGAACATAAACAAGAAGGTTCGTCAGCAAATTGACAAAAGCCAGAGAGAGTATTATTTGAGAGAACAGCTGAAAGCAATACAGAACGAGCTGGGAGAAGGAAACCAGCAGCAGGATGAAGAAGCTGAGGAATACCGTGAAAAGATAAAACAATTGGGATTGCCTCAGGATATTGAAAGCAAAGTTCTCAAGGAAGTGGACAGGCTGTCGAAAATGCATCCTTCATCGGCCGAAAGTGCGGTTGTCAGGACATATCTTGACTGGATTGTTGAACTGCCGTGGAATACAAAAACGGAGGAGAACCTGAATCTAAGTGACGCTGAAAGAATCCTCGACGAAGATCATTACGGGCTTACAAAAGTAAAGGAACGAATAATTGAATATCTGGCTATAAGAAAACTGAGAAACAGCCTGCAGGGGCCGATAATCTGCCTGGCAGGACCGCCGGGTGTGGGTAAGACCTCAATAGTACGTTCAATTGCGAAGGCCCTGAACCGGAAATATGTGCGCGTGTCTCTCGGCGGTGTAAGGGATGAAGCTGAAATCAGGGGACACAGGCGTACTTATGTAGGGGCCATGCCGGGCAGGATAATTAAGGCAATAAGGCAGGCAGGTTCGAAAAACCCGCTGATTCTGCTCGATGAAATAGACAAAATGTCGGGCGACTTCAGGGGAGATCCCGCCGCTGCACTGCTGGAAGTGCTGGATGCCGAGCAGAATAAGGAATTCCTTGATCACTATATTGATCTGCCTTTTGATCTTTCTGACGTCATGTTTATTACTACGGCAAATTACAAGGATGCAATACCGCGTCCGCTTCTGGACAGAATGGAAGTAATAGACATATCGGGCTATGTGGAGGAAGAAAAAGTCGAGATTGCAAAAAGGCACCTTATACCAAAACAGATTGAAAAGCACGGCCTTAAGCCAAGTGAAATAAAGTTCGACGAAAGCGCCATCAGGGATATTATTAATTATTACACCCGCGAGGCAGGCGTAAGGAACCTTGAAAGGCAGATAGCCACGGTATGCAGAAAGGTTGCCAGGTTAATTGTTTCAGGGCAGAAAAAGTCGGTGCGTGTAACTTCCAAAAATCTGGACAAGTTCCTCGGCCGGAGACTGTATTTGTTCGATAAAGCGAATGATAAGGATGAAGTGGGCATAGCACGCGGCCTTGCATGGACACCGGTCGGGGGAGACACCCTTTCGATAGAGGTTAACCTCATGCCCGGCGACGGTGCACTGGAGCTTACGGGACAGCTGGGAGACGTGATGAAGGAGTCGGCCAGAATTGCCAGAAGCTATGTCCGGTCCATTGCCGAGATGATAGGTATAGAAAAGGATTTTCACAAGAAATACGACATGCATATTCATGTCCCCGAGGGAGCGGTGCCGAAGGACGGGCCTTCTGCAGGGATAACCCTGGCAACTGCAATGATATCCGCTTTGACCAACATTCCGGTGAAAAGAAACGTTGCGATGACCGGCGAAATAACGCTTAGAGGAAAAGTACTGGCAATAGGCGGATTGAAGGAAAAAGTCCTTGCTGCCCACAGGGCTGGAATAGATACCGTTTTGTTTCCGAAGGATAATGAAAAGGACGTGGAGGAAATACCCGAGAACGTTGTCAAGAAGTTAAATTTAATACCCGTCTCATCGATGGACGAAGTAATGAAGAATGCGCTTGTCAGGTTCCCTGTTCCGGAAAACCGGAATAAGGGTGAGGAGGAAAATAAGACCGAAACCCATATTGATATACAAAAAGCAAAGGACGAAGCGGCAGTTACTGTGGAACACTGA
- a CDS encoding helix-turn-helix domain-containing protein has protein sequence MGGELFPKTWQEFMNSSGYMPVVINSIERHLNDSWSKTSSQHEYYEMVYAKKGVSVFEIEGTKVTVGPNDIIIIKPHRTHSLRIQQGSTCEFIVLYFSFTKGNGSSGNSYPSEIPIEDFINFYTGQHTGPFLKLKVNQKNDIITLLNRIVAEKSGEQFGSDFLIHLLILELFVMISRVLKLEWERSIIEDSPQQKELVNLAVQFIQNHYERDINLHDICGYVFLSPSYFTRIFKKETGYSPINFLINTRIERAKELLACTDEKVSEIALSVGFSSQQRFNEAFKKNTGMTPLEYRRKMRGRV, from the coding sequence TTGGGAGGAGAATTGTTTCCGAAAACATGGCAGGAATTCATGAACAGCTCGGGATACATGCCCGTTGTTATTAATTCCATTGAGCGCCATCTCAATGACAGCTGGTCGAAAACATCAAGCCAGCATGAGTATTATGAAATGGTTTACGCCAAAAAAGGTGTATCTGTTTTTGAAATAGAAGGCACAAAAGTAACGGTAGGACCGAATGACATAATAATTATCAAGCCCCACCGGACACATTCCTTAAGGATTCAGCAGGGAAGCACCTGCGAATTTATTGTTCTGTATTTTTCGTTTACAAAAGGGAACGGCTCCAGTGGCAACAGTTATCCGTCGGAAATACCTATTGAAGATTTCATAAATTTTTATACAGGGCAGCACACCGGGCCTTTTTTGAAACTCAAGGTCAACCAGAAAAATGACATAATAACGCTGCTTAACCGCATTGTTGCCGAGAAGTCCGGAGAGCAGTTCGGAAGTGACTTTCTGATACACCTTTTAATACTTGAGCTTTTTGTTATGATTTCGCGGGTTTTAAAGCTTGAATGGGAACGCAGTATTATTGAAGACAGCCCGCAGCAGAAAGAGCTGGTTAACCTTGCCGTACAGTTTATTCAGAATCACTACGAAAGGGATATTAACCTGCACGATATATGCGGTTACGTTTTTCTGAGCCCAAGCTACTTTACCCGCATTTTTAAAAAAGAGACGGGATATTCCCCGATAAACTTTTTGATTAACACCCGCATTGAAAGGGCAAAAGAATTGCTGGCATGCACCGACGAAAAAGTAAGTGAGATTGCTTTAAGCGTTGGCTTTTCATCTCAGCAGCGGTTTAATGAAGCATTTAAGAAGAATACCGGAATGACACCTCTGGAATACAGAAGAAAAATGCGGGGACGGGTATAG
- a CDS encoding ABC-F family ATP-binding cassette domain-containing protein, with protein MADIVCQNVHKYYGENHILKGISFEIYEGERVGLLGKNGAGKTTLFKILSGREPFDEGQVSVAKGKQMEVLDQIPDFPRHYTVRDVLNTGFENLLSIQRQMKELEEMLALQHDDGLLKRYGELATLFEAKGGYVMEAELARVCEGLLIDLRMQNELFCNLSCGEQTRVNFARIILKNPDILLLDEPTNHLDIKSCEWLEEYLGTFKGTVVVISHDRYFLDKIVTRIIEIEQGKAFFYAGNYSYYVSEKEKRLRQQLEMYEQEQREIKRLEEAAKRLHDQSFHTRAFSMEKRIERMRKTEKPVMERELKATFREVDFGGKEFVKIRNVSKSFGGHEVLKDISLLVRKGDRVGLLGPNGCGKTTLLNIITGNLHPDEGEVIIGNSVRYAFLPQIVRFNRPELTMLDTVRFEMEWSEDTARNRLAAFNFTGEEVFKRVSSLSGGERSRLKLFLLMQQEINFLILDEPTNHLDVYSREWIERTLESFGGTLLFVSHDRYFISKFATRIWDLNNGKITDHNGTYDEYVLWKQMNSPQTETTKPKNGKRAEHDTKRRVNTKEAERKLKAIEREIAANELEIKRIDAQMEEEASNYERLQELN; from the coding sequence ATGGCAGACATAGTTTGTCAGAATGTCCACAAATATTACGGCGAAAATCATATCCTGAAAGGGATTTCTTTTGAAATATATGAAGGCGAAAGAGTCGGGCTTTTAGGCAAAAACGGGGCGGGGAAAACCACTCTCTTTAAGATACTCAGCGGAAGGGAGCCTTTTGATGAAGGTCAGGTGTCTGTAGCAAAAGGAAAACAGATGGAAGTGCTCGATCAAATTCCTGACTTTCCGCGGCATTACACTGTAAGGGATGTATTAAATACCGGCTTTGAAAACCTTTTGTCAATTCAGCGTCAGATGAAGGAACTGGAAGAAATGTTGGCGCTTCAGCATGATGACGGGCTTCTTAAGCGGTATGGCGAGCTTGCTACGCTGTTTGAAGCAAAGGGCGGCTATGTGATGGAGGCGGAGCTGGCAAGGGTATGTGAAGGTCTTTTGATTGACCTGCGCATGCAGAACGAGCTTTTCTGCAATTTAAGCTGCGGTGAGCAGACAAGAGTTAATTTTGCCAGAATTATACTGAAAAATCCGGATATTCTTTTGCTGGACGAACCGACAAATCATCTTGACATAAAGTCCTGCGAATGGCTGGAGGAATACCTCGGCACGTTTAAGGGTACGGTTGTTGTGATATCCCATGACAGATACTTTCTGGACAAAATTGTCACAAGAATTATTGAGATTGAGCAGGGCAAAGCCTTTTTCTATGCAGGAAACTATTCGTATTATGTCAGCGAAAAGGAAAAGCGGTTGAGGCAGCAGCTGGAAATGTATGAGCAGGAACAGAGGGAAATAAAGCGGTTGGAGGAGGCCGCAAAAAGACTGCATGACCAGTCGTTTCATACAAGGGCTTTTTCGATGGAAAAAAGGATTGAGCGGATGAGAAAGACCGAAAAGCCCGTAATGGAAAGAGAGCTCAAGGCAACGTTCAGGGAAGTGGATTTCGGCGGAAAGGAATTTGTAAAAATCCGGAACGTAAGTAAAAGTTTCGGCGGACATGAAGTATTGAAAGATATTTCCCTTCTTGTGAGAAAAGGGGATCGCGTGGGGCTGCTGGGCCCTAACGGGTGCGGAAAAACGACGCTGCTGAACATTATAACCGGAAATTTACATCCCGATGAAGGAGAAGTAATTATAGGAAACAGCGTAAGGTACGCGTTTTTGCCTCAGATTGTCAGGTTTAATCGCCCTGAACTGACAATGCTTGATACCGTAAGGTTTGAAATGGAGTGGAGTGAGGATACGGCAAGAAACCGGCTGGCAGCTTTTAATTTTACCGGCGAAGAAGTGTTCAAACGCGTTTCTTCGTTATCGGGCGGCGAGAGAAGCAGGCTTAAGCTTTTTCTGCTGATGCAGCAGGAGATAAATTTTTTAATACTGGATGAGCCGACAAATCACCTTGATGTTTATTCGCGGGAATGGATTGAACGGACTCTGGAGTCATTTGGAGGAACGCTTTTGTTTGTTTCCCATGACCGCTATTTTATTTCAAAATTTGCTACAAGAATATGGGACTTAAATAACGGGAAAATTACAGACCATAACGGCACTTACGACGAGTATGTATTATGGAAACAGATGAACAGCCCGCAAACCGAAACCACTAAACCGAAAAACGGAAAAAGGGCTGAGCATGACACCAAAAGAAGAGTAAACACAAAGGAAGCCGAAAGGAAGCTTAAAGCCATAGAACGGGAGATTGCGGCCAATGAACTGGAAATAAAAAGAATTGACGCGCAAATGGAAGAAGAAGCGAGCAATTATGAAAGACTGCAGGAACTGAATTAA
- the fusA gene encoding elongation factor G — translation MPREYSLENTRNIGIMAHIDAGKTTTTERILFYTGKVHKLGEVHEGAATMDWMEQEQERGITITSAATTAFWKGTRLNIIDTPGHVDFTVEVERSLRVLDGAVALFCAKGGVEPQSETVWRQADKYRVPRLAYVNKMDILGADFFNCVQMMKDRLNANAVPIQLPIGKEDHFEGIIDLVKMKAYYYMDDLGKNIVEKEIPEDMKALAEEYHVKLLEAVADFDDELMMKYLEGEEISEEQLKKAIRKATVSVKMIPVTCGSSYKNKGVQKLLDCIVDYLPSPLDIPPVKGIHPDSLYGEEQVELVRHADDNEPLAALAFKIMSDPYVGKLAYFRVYSGVLSSGSYVLNSTKGKRERVGRILRMHANHREEIDAAYAGEIAAAVGLKFTTTGDTLCDENNPIILESMEFPEPVINVAIEPKTKAGQEKMAIALQKLAEEDPTFRVYTDPETGQTLIAGMGELHLEIIVDRLMREFKVEANVGKPQVAYKETIRKSAKAEGKFVRQSGGRGQYGHCWIEIEPLESGGYEFINNIVGGVIPKEYIPAVDAGIRDAMNTGVVAGYPVINVRVKLFDGSYHEVDSSEMAFKIAGSMAFKEAMKNADPVLLEPIMKVEVTTPEEYMGDIIGDLNSRRGRIEGMEARSGAQVITAYVPLSEMFGYATVLRSRSQGRAVYSMQFDHYAEVPRNIQEQIAGLRKPKE, via the coding sequence ATGCCCCGGGAATATAGTCTGGAAAACACAAGAAATATCGGTATAATGGCGCATATCGATGCGGGGAAAACAACCACCACCGAGAGAATACTGTTCTACACCGGTAAGGTTCACAAGTTAGGCGAAGTTCACGAGGGAGCGGCCACAATGGACTGGATGGAGCAGGAACAGGAGAGGGGTATTACCATTACATCGGCGGCCACTACCGCTTTCTGGAAAGGAACAAGGTTAAATATTATAGATACGCCGGGACACGTTGACTTTACAGTGGAGGTGGAACGCTCGCTCCGCGTTCTTGACGGGGCCGTTGCACTGTTCTGTGCAAAGGGCGGTGTTGAACCGCAGTCTGAAACCGTATGGCGTCAGGCTGACAAATACAGAGTCCCAAGACTGGCGTACGTGAACAAAATGGACATTCTGGGCGCGGACTTTTTTAACTGTGTCCAGATGATGAAGGATCGTTTGAATGCCAATGCAGTACCGATTCAGCTTCCGATAGGCAAGGAAGATCACTTTGAGGGAATTATAGACCTGGTGAAAATGAAGGCCTATTACTATATGGATGACCTTGGCAAGAACATTGTGGAAAAGGAAATCCCTGAAGACATGAAGGCATTGGCGGAAGAATATCATGTGAAATTACTCGAAGCCGTCGCAGATTTTGATGACGAACTGATGATGAAGTATCTTGAAGGGGAAGAGATTTCGGAAGAACAGCTGAAGAAAGCCATTCGAAAGGCTACCGTCAGCGTAAAGATGATTCCCGTAACCTGCGGTTCATCTTATAAGAACAAGGGTGTACAGAAACTGTTGGACTGCATTGTCGATTACTTGCCGTCACCCCTTGACATTCCGCCTGTTAAGGGTATCCATCCTGACAGCCTGTATGGGGAAGAACAGGTAGAACTGGTCAGACATGCGGATGATAATGAACCGCTGGCTGCACTGGCGTTTAAGATCATGTCAGACCCGTATGTGGGTAAACTGGCTTATTTCCGTGTTTACTCCGGCGTTTTGAGCTCCGGGTCCTATGTGCTGAACTCAACCAAAGGAAAGCGTGAGCGAGTGGGAAGAATCCTGCGCATGCATGCCAATCACCGTGAGGAGATTGATGCGGCCTATGCCGGTGAAATCGCTGCAGCCGTTGGGTTAAAATTTACAACTACCGGGGATACTCTTTGCGACGAAAACAACCCGATAATTCTGGAGTCCATGGAATTTCCTGAGCCTGTTATTAATGTGGCTATAGAACCTAAGACAAAGGCAGGACAGGAGAAAATGGCCATCGCTCTGCAGAAACTGGCAGAAGAGGATCCTACTTTCAGGGTTTACACAGATCCTGAAACCGGCCAGACCCTTATCGCCGGAATGGGAGAACTGCATCTGGAGATTATTGTCGACCGGCTTATGCGTGAATTCAAAGTTGAGGCCAATGTAGGCAAACCGCAGGTTGCTTATAAGGAAACCATACGCAAGTCGGCCAAGGCCGAAGGCAAGTTTGTTCGTCAGTCCGGCGGTCGCGGTCAGTACGGTCACTGCTGGATTGAAATTGAGCCTCTTGAAAGCGGCGGGTATGAATTCATTAATAACATTGTAGGAGGAGTAATTCCTAAGGAATATATTCCTGCTGTAGACGCCGGTATAAGGGACGCAATGAACACCGGTGTTGTTGCAGGATATCCGGTTATTAATGTAAGAGTTAAACTGTTTGACGGTTCATACCATGAAGTGGACTCATCAGAAATGGCATTCAAGATTGCGGGTTCAATGGCTTTCAAGGAGGCAATGAAGAACGCCGATCCTGTTCTGCTGGAGCCGATAATGAAAGTGGAAGTTACAACACCTGAAGAATACATGGGCGACATCATTGGCGATTTGAACTCACGCCGCGGACGTATTGAAGGGATGGAGGCCCGTTCCGGAGCGCAGGTTATTACAGCTTATGTACCGCTGAGTGAAATGTTTGGCTATGCTACGGTACTGAGGTCAAGATCCCAGGGAAGAGCGGTTTATTCAATGCAGTTTGATCATTACGCTGAAGTTCCACGGAATATCCAGGAACAAATAGCCGGGTTGAGGAAACCCAAGGAATAA
- the rpsG gene encoding 30S ribosomal protein S7, with the protein MPRKGHVPKREVLPDPIYNSTVVTKLINKVMLDGKKGLAQRIVYGAFDIVREKTGKDPLEVFDQALNNVMPVLEVRARRVGGATYQVPIEVRPERRQALGIRWLVNYARLRGERTMKQKLAAEIMDAANNTGNAVKKKEDTHKMAEANKAFAHYRW; encoded by the coding sequence GTGCCAAGAAAAGGACATGTGCCCAAACGGGAAGTATTGCCCGATCCAATTTATAACAGCACGGTAGTTACAAAACTCATCAATAAAGTTATGTTGGACGGCAAAAAAGGATTAGCACAGAGAATAGTTTATGGCGCGTTTGATATTGTACGTGAAAAAACCGGAAAGGATCCGCTGGAAGTTTTTGATCAGGCACTCAACAATGTAATGCCTGTTCTCGAAGTAAGAGCAAGAAGAGTGGGCGGTGCGACTTACCAGGTACCTATTGAGGTTCGCCCTGAAAGAAGACAGGCTTTGGGTATTCGGTGGCTTGTAAATTACGCCCGCTTAAGAGGCGAACGCACCATGAAACAGAAGCTTGCCGCAGAAATTATGGATGCGGCCAATAATACCGGTAATGCGGTTAAGAAGAAGGAAGATACTCATAAGATGGCAGAAGCCAATAAAGCGTTTGCGCATTACAGATGGTAA